The nucleotide window GCGATCGCGCCGCGACGTGGAAGACCGTGGGGGTCAACTCACCCGCGATCTTGTACATGTTGGGGATCATCAACAACAAGCCTTGCGAGGAAGTAAAAGTCGTGGCCAGCGAACCGGCTTGCAGCGCCCCGTGTATGGCCCCTGCCGCGCCTCCTTCACTTTGCATTTCAACGACCTGGGGGATGGTCCCCCAGATATTCGGATTTCCCCCGGAGGCCCACTCGTCGGACCACTCGCCCATGGGGGAAGACGGCGTAATCGGATAAATGGCAATCACCTCATTTAGACGGAAGGCCACATAGGCGACGGCCTCGTTCCCATCCATCGTAATGAACGCTCTTTTATTTTTGACGGCCCCTTCGGCGGGTTCGACCTCGGTGCTTAGAATGGAATTCATTGATTCTTCCTCTGCTCTCTTGTCTTTCGTATGAAGACAGTATTATCGGTCCTTCAAATCTTCCAGCTCATCCATCTCCTTCAAATACGCGAATACCTGCCGCGCTTCCTCTTCGTCCACGATGCTGATAGCAAATCCGACGTGGACGATGACGTAATCGCCGATCTTAGCTTCGGGGACATAAGCGAGGTTGACCGTCTTGAGAATGCCTCCGAAATTCACCTTGCCACTGCGCAGAACCGGATCAATCCCCTCGATGGACTCGATCTTCCCGGGAATGGCCAGGCACATCTTCAAATCTCCTTTCGAAGGAGTCGTGTTGCCGCGACGATCTGTCCCAGCGAGATGCCCCCATCATTGGGGGGAATCCGCTGGTGCCAGTAAGGGCGCAGCCCGCTGGCCTCAAGCCTGCGAACCGTCCGCTCCGTGAGATACTTGTTTTGGAAACAGCCCCCCGTCAGGAGAATGCGGCCCTCTCCACTCCGCCTGGCAATTTCCACAATCATTTCAGCCAGACTATTGTGGAACTTTAGGGCGATCGTGGCGGCTCCAACATGCGCCAAGTCCCCGAGGACGCCTTCGACCAGGGGGGACCAGTCAATCACAAACTGCGGTTGGGTCTGCTGTGCAGTCGGGTCAGGAGGAGGTCCGCCTTGATCAGATTCGAGGATGTGAAACGGGTAACGCTCCTCGGTGCTCTCATCTCCGATCGTAAATTCCAACTCCATCGCCGCCTGACCTTCGAATCGCACCTTTTGACGAATTCCAACAATGGACGCAACCGCATCGAACAGCCGGCCGGCGCTGGAAGTCAAAGGGGAGTTTACACCTTGCAGGAGCATCTGGCGAAGCAAAGATCGTTCCGACTCGGTGAACGATTTTACAGGATGTAACTCGGTCTGCTGGAAAACCTCCGGGCCATACACCTCGTGCAACAAGCCGATGGCCGCACGGCGGGGCTCCCTGATGGCGACCGCGCTCCCCGGGAGGCGGAACTGGCGGAAGGAGGCGAAGCGTCGAAACGAAGAGGCGTCCGTCAGAAGGAACTCGCCTCCCCAAATGGTCCCATCGGAACCGAACCCCGTTCCATCCCACGACACACCGAGAAGGGAGCCCTCGAGTTCGTTTTCCGCCATGCAGGCGGCCACATGGGCGTAATGATGTTGAACGGAGAGGGTGGGGATGGCGCCGGCCTGCGCGTATTTCGTGGAAAGATAATCTGGATGCAAGTCACAGACGAGATGCTTGGGACTGATCTTGTAGATTCCCCGAAAATCGTCAATCACCTTCCGAAAAGCCTCAAAGGATTCGTTCGTTTCCAGATCGCCAATGTGTTGACTCACGAAAACGTTTCCATCCCCGGCCGTTATTGCCACCGTGTTTTTCAAATGGGCCCCCACAGCCAGCAGTGGCTCTCCGGCCGGACCTCCGACCGAGACCGGAAGCGGGGCATATCCGCGGGCGCGCCGCACCACCAGTTCGCGTCCCAGAATGAGGCGAACGACGGAGTCATCAACATGCCGGACGATGGGACGATTATGAACCAGAAACAGGTCTGCAATGCCCGCCAGACGCCGGGCTGCCTCCACCTCGTCCGTGCAGATGGGTTCATCCGAAAGGTTGCCGCTCGTCGCGACCGCCGGGAATTGAATCCCCCGCATCAGGAGGTGGTGCAGCGGGGTATACGGCAGCATGATCCCGAGAAAAGGGTTATGGGGCGCTACCGAGGGGGCAACCGCGGAGTTCGGAGTGCGGAGTTCGGAGTGCGGAGGGAGGACTTTGCGGCGAAGCAGGACAATGGGTGACTCCGGGGAGAGCAGAAGTCTTTCTTCCAGAGCAGAAACCTCGCACACTGATTTGGCCGATTCCAGCGACGGAAACATGAGCGCCAACGGCTTCTCATCGCGATGCTTTCTATCCCGGAGACGCAAGACCGCCGCTTCATCTCGTGCATCGACCATCAGATGAAAACCGCCAAGACCTTTGATGGCCACAATCCCCCCACTGTGCAGGGCTTCGACGGCACGGGAGAGCGCTTCGTGGTTCCGGGATATGGGAGCGCCTGTTTCGTCCCAAAGCTCCAGGTGGGGGCCGCATTGAGGACAGGCATTGGGCTGAGCATGGAACCGGCGATCCATCGGATCTTCGTACTCCCGCCGGCAGGCACCACACATGACGAATTGCTTCATGGCGGTGTTGGCCCGGTCATAGGGGAGGGATTCGATGATGGTGAAGCGAGGGCCGCAGTTCGTGCAGTTGGTGAACGGGTAGAGGTATCGGCGGTTTGCCGGATCAAAGATATCCTGGAGGCACTCGGGGCAAGTGGCGATGTCGGGGAGGACCAGCGCGCTCAGCTTGCCGGCCAGTCCGCTTTCCCGGATCTCGAAATCCTCAAAACCCACGGGATCAAGGAGAGAATATTCGAGGCTTTGAATGGATGCGCGCAAGGGCCGTTCTCTCTCAAGCCGCAGCAGAAATTCATCCAGGACTTGCTTTTCACCTTCCACTTCAATAAACACACCCTGGGGTGAGTTCGATACCCAGCCGGACAGGCGCAGGGCCCTCGATAGCCGGTAAACGAAAGGCCGGAACCCGACGCCTTGAACCGCGCCGCGGATGACAATCTGGATACGCTGGATCACTCGGCTGCAGGCACTTTCTTAACCAGCCAATCACACCATTCGGGGATTCCCGCCCGGGTGGTGCACGAGGTTTCAAAGATGATCAGGGATGGGTTGATTTGGAAGGCGTTTTGTCGAAGCTTCCCCAGGTTGCAGTTCACATAGGGCAGCAGATCAATCTTGTTGATCAGCAGGACGGTCGAGTTCCGGAACATTCCGGGATACTTCAACGGCTTGTCTTCACCTTCAGTAGTGCTCATGACCACGACCTTCATCGCCTCGCCGAGATCGTAGTTGGCGGGGCAAACGAGGTTTCCTACATTCTCAATCACGAATAGATCGATGTTCTCGAGGCTGATCCGGGTCAAGGCATCGTAAACCAGTTTGGCTTCCAAATGGCACCCGCCATGCGTGACAATCTGAACGACCGGGACATTGTACTTGGCCACGCGCTGGGCATCCAAATCCGTTTGCACATCGCCCTCGATCACCGCGATCCGGACGCGCCCGCCCAGGTGCTCCAGGGTACGCTCCAGGATACTGGTCTTGCCGGAGCCCGGCGAACTGACAAGATTCAAGGCGAAGATGCCGTGTTGGACAAAAAGGGCCCGATTCAAGCGGGCAATCTCGTCGTTTTTTTCCAGGACCTTTCGTTCAATGGTAATGACACTCATATCGCTTCCACCTTCTCATCCAGAAGCTCGACTTCGACCACCTGCAGCTCTCGTCCCGAAATGACTTCAATTTCGATATTTTCACACGAAGGGCAGATAAACGCATATTGTTCCACTTCGAAGTGAAGCTCGCACCTTCGGCAATGCGCCACGACCGGGACGCGCTCTACTTCGAGGCGCGCCCCTTCGAGGGGAGTATCCGATATGATGGCACTGAAACAGAACTCCAATGAGTCGATCACGACCCCCGCCATTTCGCCCACCCTCATCTTGACCGCTCTCACCGGAGGGTGGGGAGCAGGAGGCAGATTTTGTTGAACGATTTCGATGACGTTCTGTGCGATTGAAAGCTCATGCATAGTAATGATCGGAGTCTGGAGTCGCGTGGTCAGAATGCCGTCCTTCAGAAGCGGCCGATGATTCCCTGAAAGCCCCCGCTCTTCAATCTACGGAAGAGAACCAGGGAGTCATCGTAGTGCCAAATTCTTGAACTGAGAGAGTGCGCGATTCTTGATTGACGGGCCTCCTTTGAGCTTGGCAACCTCCCTAATGACGCGCGGTAGATTATAGTCCAGTTTCTCCAACTCCTGAACCCCATTCTTTGGGCCGAGATTATTCTGACTGTGGGTTGGATCGAGTTTGAGCCTCCCGCTGGGACAGGGAAGCTGCTGAGTCCGCGAAATGAGGGGACCTTCCTTTCAACACTGATTTCTGTCCCTTTATTCCCCCTATCCTCGGGCAGGTTCAGCGGCGGGAAGAGTTTTGAAAAATACGGAATCCCCAAGCCTCCAGCCTCAGCCCCGGTAAAGTGACGTGGGGCGACCCGGCATCTCCATGGGAGGGTCTGTAAACCTGAGGAGTCACATCGAGGAATGATGAGCCGCCCTTGACTTCGAGGGTGCCTTCGAACGGGCGATTCGAGAGGTTGATGGCAACAAGAAACGCTTCGGGTCCGTTCCTGCGGAAGTAGGTGACAACGCGCGCCTCATCGGAGTTGCGCACCCACCCGGTTTCACCCTGCCGCAGGGCCGGATGCGCGCGACGCAGGGCAATCATCTCATGATAAAAACGGGGAAACTCGGCCCTCCGTTCAGCGATTTTCCAAAAAATCGGCAATCGCTCGAAGAGTGCTGGGGCTGCAGACTCCGCCGTGTCGCCCGCCTCCATGCCGTTGTAAATCAGCGGCACCCCATCCATGGTAAGTATCAATGCAGAAGCGGCAAGGGCTCCGCGTTCGCCGAAGCGTACGATGGCGCGAAGCTCGTCGTGATTGTCTGAAAAGCGCATGTGCATGGCGCCCCGGGGGAATGCAGCCCGTTCCTGCTGCCACTCCTGGCGCAGCGCGGTGGCAGGGGCGTCTCCGGTAATGATCTTCGTGAGCGCGGCATGCATAGGCCATGCATAGTCCAGGTCGAAGGCCTTTACCAGCAGGTCGGGCTTGTCTGCCTCGGCAAGCATCAGGAGATCCGGCTTAATGGTTTGGAGTTCTTGTCTTGCGTGCTCCCAGAAGTCCGTCGGAATCATTCCGGCCACATCGCACCGGAAGCCGTCCAGATCAAACTCGCGCAGCCAGTATTTCAGCATGTTCACCATGTATTCTCGCAGGCGAGGATTGTCGTAGTTCAACGCGGCCACGTCGGACCAGTCCGGGACGGGGGAAATGATTTTGCCGCCGGCATCATGCCGGTAAAAGTCCGGGTTCTTCATCAGCACGCTGTCCCAGGCCGTGTGATTCGCAACCATATCCAGGATGACTTTGAGCCCGCGGCGGTGGGCTTCAGCGATCAGCCGGAGAAGATCTTCTTTGGTCCCGTAATCAGGATTGATGGAGTAGTAATCCCTCACTGCATAGGGGCTTCCCAGAGTGCCTTTCTTGCCCTCTTGCCCGACCTGATGGACCGGCATCAGCCAGACGATGGTCACTCCGAGATCCTTCAGGTCATCCAACCGTGCTGTGATGCCATTGAAGTTGCCTTCCGGCGAGAAGTCGCGCGGAAAGACCTCGTAGATGACTCCATCACGCACCCATACGGGAACGGGTCGCCCCATCTCTGAAGCAACACCGGGTACGGTTTGTTGCGCGGCGCTAAATGTCCATAAGGGGAGGGATAAGCAAGCTGCCAGGAAGACAATTCGGGCGCATAAGAATTTTAACTTTGACACCGCGTGAACCTCCATTCGATCAGAGAAGCAACTCAATCATGCAGGCCAGTGGCGCTTATGTAATAACTTTATTCTTTTGACAGATTGTAATCAACCGGGATCTTGTCTTTGCAGGGCAACGGCCAACGGAAGAAGACATCACTGTGGTTGGGAGCTGAGGGTAGGGTGCCGATCCCCACAAATCATCAGAGCCCAACCTGGGGGCGCGACAGGGCGCTCAAGAGATAATTCCGCAATTCAGGTCGAACTACTGGCCTTGCCTTGCATTAAGAATTTCCAGAACGGTATCTGTGATTTGGGGGAGAGATTTCTGGAGCGACGAAGAAAGTTCCGTGGACATCGATTGGATCTCTTCAATGGACACGGTGATGAGAGTGATTCGAGGGAATCGGCCGAGCAGGGCCATGGATTCCACCAGGTCGCGCAGTCCGATGTCATGCGCGGTGAGGGACCTTGGAAAGTCGCTGGCAAAGCGCGGTTTGATGACCCGAAGGGTGCCCGGAGGATTTCCATCCATCGTCGCATCGATCATGATGATGAATGGATAGCTCTCAAGGTGGGAGATCAAATGAAACCCGCCCGTGCCGCCGTCCAACAGGTGGACGTGTGCTGGGAAGCTCCGTTTTTCAAGGTGACGGATGGCATGCACGCCGACGCCTTCGTCACCCATCAAATAGTTGCCAATGCCCAGGATGAGAATGGGATCCGGATCACTCATCACGCGCTCGTTCCCCCCAGTCGGATTTAGCAATTGAAAAATAATAGTAGCTTATCAACACAACTTGTCCTGACAAAGGTAAAAAATCAATCGTAGGAGACCAGGAAGAGAGGAGGTCAAGAGACATCAATCTGAAGAGCGTATGATGATCCCGCGGCGGTGGACTTTACATCGATGACCGATCCTCCGGTTTCCTGGCCTCCTCATAAGATCTGGTTTTGGTTTTCGCTCGTTGGGATTAGGTACGAAAGTGAGGGGGTCAACTGAGGAAGGGATATCTCTAGGATTGAGAAAGGGAAAAGCCCGGGACTCTCCAGTTTTCGAAGGGTCCCGGGCTTCTCCGCTCCTACCTCCAACAGTCCCTTGATTCTGTCGGCCATTGGGTGCAAGGCGACCGGCCGAGTCGGAAGATCACGCAACGATGCTTCGAGCTACTCCGCCTTGGGTTGCACTTCCTTTTCGATGAATTTCCATCCCCCTGCCATGGACGACAGGATTCCCCGGCCTTCCACGTAGTCGTGATAAAAAACCAGGTAGACATGCACCATTGAGAAGATGATGAAAAACCACATCATCATATGGTGCCATTGGCGGACGGCAAAGTCACCGCCCATCAGGGGCACGATCCAGGCGAACAAGCGGGGCAACCAGGCGTTGCTCATCGCGGCGTACATCCCGAACCCGGTGACGGACTGGAATAGAAAGGCCAGGAACGTGAGGAAATAGGTGAGGCCGGCCAGGCTGTTGTGCCCGATCGATTCAATGGGCTTTCCTTCAGCCTGCAGCACATCGACTTTCAGGACCTGCCCCACTTCCTTCCACTGTTTTCTTCGGGTCGGAATGAAATTCTTCCACCCCGCGTACCGGTTGCCGGCAAACCCCCAGTAGATGCGGAAAAGGAAGTTGAAGAAGAACACGAACGCGGCCAGGAAATGAATGAACCGCACGGTTCCGAACCAATAGCCAAAGGAAGCTTCTCGTCCCAGCTGAATGGCCAACGGTTTTCCAATCAGGTAGCCCGTGATGACCGAGGTGGTGACCGTCAGGGCATTCAGCCAGTGGTAGAACCTCACCGGAAGCTGCCACACATAAACTCGTCGGATGGAGTTTCTTTCCATGGGCGCCTCCTAGTAAGTGTTAATGGTGTGAACGTACGTCCCTTTTTCATCGTACAGGTGAACGGCACAGGCAATGCAGGGATCGAAGGAATGAATCGTCCGGATCACTTCCAACGGTTGCTCCGGGTTCAAGACCGGAGTGCCGATCAAGGCTGCTTCGTAGGCCGACATCTGGCCCTTGCTGTCGCGCGGTGAGGCGTTCCAGGTGCTGGGCACGACCAACTGGTAGTTTTCGATCTTCTTGTTCTTGATAACAATCCAGTGTGCCAGCGCCCCGCGAGGCGCCTCGCTGAGCCCGACCCCCTTGGCTTCGCTGGGCCAGGTGTCGGGATCCCATTTCTCATTGTTGAACATGCGCGAATCGCCGTTCTTAATGTTAGTGAGCAACTGCTGGTAGAACTCCTTCGCCCAGCCTGCAATCAACATCGTTTCGAGGCCTCGGGCCGCGGTGCGTCCCAGGGTCGAGAACAGGGCTGTCACGGGTACATCCAGCTTCTTGAGAGTCGTATTGACGATCTCTTTGACCTCTTCGCGGCCGGAAGCGTAAGCCACCAGCAACCGCGCCAGCGGGCCCACCTCCATCGCGTTTCCTTTCCATCGAGGAGTCTTCAACCAGCTGTATTTCT belongs to Terriglobia bacterium and includes:
- the cybH gene encoding Ni/Fe-hydrogenase, b-type cytochrome subunit — protein: MERNSIRRVYVWQLPVRFYHWLNALTVTTSVITGYLIGKPLAIQLGREASFGYWFGTVRFIHFLAAFVFFFNFLFRIYWGFAGNRYAGWKNFIPTRRKQWKEVGQVLKVDVLQAEGKPIESIGHNSLAGLTYFLTFLAFLFQSVTGFGMYAAMSNAWLPRLFAWIVPLMGGDFAVRQWHHMMMWFFIIFSMVHVYLVFYHDYVEGRGILSSMAGGWKFIEKEVQPKAE
- the hypB gene encoding hydrogenase nickel incorporation protein HypB, which translates into the protein MSVITIERKVLEKNDEIARLNRALFVQHGIFALNLVSSPGSGKTSILERTLEHLGGRVRIAVIEGDVQTDLDAQRVAKYNVPVVQIVTHGGCHLEAKLVYDALTRISLENIDLFVIENVGNLVCPANYDLGEAMKVVVMSTTEGEDKPLKYPGMFRNSTVLLINKIDLLPYVNCNLGKLRQNAFQINPSLIIFETSCTTRAGIPEWCDWLVKKVPAAE
- a CDS encoding HyaD/HybD family hydrogenase maturation endopeptidase, with protein sequence MSDPDPILILGIGNYLMGDEGVGVHAIRHLEKRSFPAHVHLLDGGTGGFHLISHLESYPFIIMIDATMDGNPPGTLRVIKPRFASDFPRSLTAHDIGLRDLVESMALLGRFPRITLITVSIEEIQSMSTELSSSLQKSLPQITDTVLEILNARQGQ
- a CDS encoding hydrogenase maturation nickel metallochaperone HypA, with amino-acid sequence MHELSIAQNVIEIVQQNLPPAPHPPVRAVKMRVGEMAGVVIDSLEFCFSAIISDTPLEGARLEVERVPVVAHCRRCELHFEVEQYAFICPSCENIEIEVISGRELQVVEVELLDEKVEAI
- a CDS encoding HypC/HybG/HupF family hydrogenase formation chaperone; this encodes MCLAIPGKIESIEGIDPVLRSGKVNFGGILKTVNLAYVPEAKIGDYVIVHVGFAISIVDEEEARQVFAYLKEMDELEDLKDR
- the hypF gene encoding carbamoyltransferase HypF produces the protein MIQRIQIVIRGAVQGVGFRPFVYRLSRALRLSGWVSNSPQGVFIEVEGEKQVLDEFLLRLERERPLRASIQSLEYSLLDPVGFEDFEIRESGLAGKLSALVLPDIATCPECLQDIFDPANRRYLYPFTNCTNCGPRFTIIESLPYDRANTAMKQFVMCGACRREYEDPMDRRFHAQPNACPQCGPHLELWDETGAPISRNHEALSRAVEALHSGGIVAIKGLGGFHLMVDARDEAAVLRLRDRKHRDEKPLALMFPSLESAKSVCEVSALEERLLLSPESPIVLLRRKVLPPHSELRTPNSAVAPSVAPHNPFLGIMLPYTPLHHLLMRGIQFPAVATSGNLSDEPICTDEVEAARRLAGIADLFLVHNRPIVRHVDDSVVRLILGRELVVRRARGYAPLPVSVGGPAGEPLLAVGAHLKNTVAITAGDGNVFVSQHIGDLETNESFEAFRKVIDDFRGIYKISPKHLVCDLHPDYLSTKYAQAGAIPTLSVQHHYAHVAACMAENELEGSLLGVSWDGTGFGSDGTIWGGEFLLTDASSFRRFASFRQFRLPGSAVAIREPRRAAIGLLHEVYGPEVFQQTELHPVKSFTESERSLLRQMLLQGVNSPLTSSAGRLFDAVASIVGIRQKVRFEGQAAMELEFTIGDESTEERYPFHILESDQGGPPPDPTAQQTQPQFVIDWSPLVEGVLGDLAHVGAATIALKFHNSLAEMIVEIARRSGEGRILLTGGCFQNKYLTERTVRRLEASGLRPYWHQRIPPNDGGISLGQIVAATRLLRKEI
- a CDS encoding DUF3459 domain-containing protein, whose translation is MSKLKFLCARIVFLAACLSLPLWTFSAAQQTVPGVASEMGRPVPVWVRDGVIYEVFPRDFSPEGNFNGITARLDDLKDLGVTIVWLMPVHQVGQEGKKGTLGSPYAVRDYYSINPDYGTKEDLLRLIAEAHRRGLKVILDMVANHTAWDSVLMKNPDFYRHDAGGKIISPVPDWSDVAALNYDNPRLREYMVNMLKYWLREFDLDGFRCDVAGMIPTDFWEHARQELQTIKPDLLMLAEADKPDLLVKAFDLDYAWPMHAALTKIITGDAPATALRQEWQQERAAFPRGAMHMRFSDNHDELRAIVRFGERGALAASALILTMDGVPLIYNGMEAGDTAESAAPALFERLPIFWKIAERRAEFPRFYHEMIALRRAHPALRQGETGWVRNSDEARVVTYFRRNGPEAFLVAINLSNRPFEGTLEVKGGSSFLDVTPQVYRPSHGDAGSPHVTLPGLRLEAWGFRIFQNSSRR